AGGATTTATTCTCCGCCCCACCCCTCCAGCACCTCTTTCACCTTCGCCACAAAATAATCCGCCAACGCGCCGTCCAGAATGCGATGGTCGAACGTCAGCGAGATGTAGCACATGGGCCGGATGGCGATGGCGTCGCCGGTGGTGACGACCACACGCTTTTGAATCATGCCAACGCCGAGGATGGCGCACTGCGGCTGGTTGATGATGGGCGTGGCGAAGAGCGAGCCGGACACGCCATGATTGGTGATAGTGAACGTGCCGCCCTGCACTTCGTCAGGCTTCAACTGCTTGGCCCGGGCGCGGTTAGCGAGGTCGTTCACGGCGCGAGCCAGGCCGAGCAGAGATTTCTCGTCGGCCTGCTTGACGACCGGCACGATCAGCCCTTCTTCGCCAAGCGAGACGGCTACACCGATATTGACATCGCGCTTGAGCACAATCTTGTCGTCGGCAAAGGAACTGTTCACCATCGGGAAGGCTTTGAGCGCCGAGGCCGAGGCCGCCACAAAATAGGCGGTGAAGGTCAGGTTGACGCCGTCACGGGCGAACTGGGTTTTGTTGGCCTCGCGGTGCGCCGCCACTTTGCCCATGTCCACTTCGAACACCGTCGTCACGTGCGGCGAGGTATGCTTGCTTCGCACCATGTGGTCAGCGATGGATTTGCGGATGTTGGAGAGAGGGAGGAAGGTGTCGCCAACAGCCCCCCCTCTGTCCCCCCCGTTTACAACAGGGGGGATGACAGGGGGGGCCGCCATCTGCAACTCCGGCGGACGGAAGAGGTCGCCGTCGCCCGGCTTCTCCCAGGGCGCAAGTTCTTCTGAGACTTCCGAAGTTTCTAAAACTTCGGAAGTCTTGGTCTGTTGCGCCTCAACAAAGGCCAGCACATCTTTCTTGGTGATGCGCCCACTCGCGCCTGTGCCTTTTACCTGTTGCAGGTCAACCTTGTGCTCGGCGGCAAGCTTGGCGACGACGGGGGAAATAAAACCCAGGTCTCGCGACGGCTGTTGGGCGGTCAGGTGGTTAGGTGGTTGGGTGGTTTGAGGTTGGGCGTGAGTCGGCGGCCCACCCACGTCGGCGGCTACCACTTCGCCGGGCTGGCCGATCCAGCCGAGCAATGTCCCGGCAGTGACGGTTGTCCCGTTTGGAATCAGAATCTTGAGCAGGACACCGTTAGCGATGGCCGTCACTTCGGTGTCCACCTTGTCGGTGGTCACTTCCATGATCGGCTCAAACTCCTTCACCGCCTCGCCTTCGTTCTTCAACCACTTGCCAACTGTGCCTTCAACAACCGACTCGCCAAGTTGGGGCATGATGATTTTTGTGGGCATGAAACTCTCTCCGGGTCGCCAATTCTCTAATCCTCTAATCCTCGTTGATTAGAGAATTAGAGAATTGGAGATTAGTAGGCCGCCAGTTCCCGCACCGCCTTCGCAATCTTCTCCGGGTTCGGCATGAACCAGTCTTGCAACGGATGGCTGAACGGCACAGCCGGCACGTCCGGGCCGCCGAGGCGCTTGACGGGGGCATCGAGATCGGTGAAGGCTTCGTCGGCGATGATGGCGGCCACTTCGCCGCCGTAGCCGCCGGTGAGGTTGTCTTCGTGAACGACAAGCGCCTTGCCCGTCTTCTTCACCGACGACAGGATCGTCTTTTTGTCCACCGGCAACAACGTCCGCAAGTCCACCACTTCAACGCTGATGCCCTCTCGCGCCACGATCTCCGCCGCCTGCAAACAATAGTAGTGCATGATGCCGTAAGCGAACACGGTGAGATCGGTTCCTTCGCGGCTGACGTTGGCCGGGCCGATTGGAACGGTGTACTCGCCTTCCGGCACCTCACCCTTGATCAACCGATACCCTTTCTTCGGCTCGAAGAACATCACCGGGTTCGGGTCGCGCACCGCCGACTTGAGCAGGCCTTTGGCGTCCTTTGGGTTGGACGGGATAACGACTTTGAGGCCGGGGATGTGGGCGAAAAAGGCTTCCACGCTTTGCGAGTGATAGAGGCCGCCGCCCACGCCGCCGCCGTAAGGCGAGCGAATCACCATCGGCGCCTGCCACTCGCCGCCGGAACGATAAAACATGCGCGCCGCTTCGTTGAGAATCTGGTTGAAGGCCGGGAAGATGAAGTCGGCGAACTGAACTTCGCAAATGGGCCTCATGCCGTACACCGCCGCCCCGATGCCGATGCCGACGATGGACAACTCGGCCAGTGGCGAGTCGATGACGCGCCGCGGACCGTATTTTTCGTAGAGGCCCTGCGTGGCCCGGAAGACGCCGCCGCGCGGCCCCACGTCTTCGCCGGTGACGAAGACGCAATCGTCGCGGGCCAGCTCTTCGTCCATCGCCTGGCGGATGGCTTCGATGAGTGTCATTTCAGGCATGATGGGCCTCCTCGGCGTACACTGGGCCAAGCGCCCACTCGATCTCAGGATACGGCGCGCTCTCGGCAAATTTCTGGGCGTCGTCCACTTCGGCTACGGCCTTGCGCTCGTAGTCGTCGTTCACCGCCGCCGGCAGGTAGCCTTGCGATTCAAGATGCGCTTTGAACAACAACAGGGGATCACGCTTCTTCCATTCATTCACTTCTTCACGCGAGCGATACGAGCGATCATCGTCATCAGAGGAGTGGGGCACGGGGCGGTAAGTCTTGGACTCGATCAGGGTTGGGCCGCCGCCGCGCCGGGCGCGGTCAACGGCTTCTTTCATCACCCGGTGCACGGCCAGCACATCGTTGCCATCCACCACCAGGCCGGGCATGCCAAAGGCGGCGGCCCGGTCGGCCACGTTGGGCACGGCCATCTGCAAATGACTCGGCACCGAGATCGCGTACTGATTATTCTGCACCAGGCAAATGACGGGCAGTTTGTGGACGGCGGCCCAGTTCAGGCCCTCGTACCACTCGCCCTGCGAGGTCGAGCCTTCGCCGATGCAAGTCAGCACCACCGCATCGTCGCCGCGCATCTTCATCCCCAGGCCGATTCCGGCGGCGTGCGGAATTTGGGTGGCAACCGGGGCCGAAGTCGAAACCACGTTGCACCGCCGCAAACCGAAGTGCGACGGCATTTGCCGCGCCCCGGACGAAGCCTCGCCTTTCTTGCCATAGAGCGAGAGCATGAACTCGCGCGGCGTCAGGCCAAAGCACAGCATCAACCCCAGGTCGCGGTAATAAGGCACGAACCAGTCCTTGCCGGGCTTGAGGGCAAAGGCCGCGCCGATGTGGCTGGCCTCGTGGCCCATGCCGGAAATGTGAAACACAATTTTGCCTTGCCGGTGCAGAACCCACGAGCGCTCGTCGAGGCGGCGCGACCGGAGCATGGCGTAATACATTTCGAGCAGAGTTTCCTTGCTCAACTCCATGAACTGTTCCTCCTTGTTGGGAATATGTTGAATTGGCTATTCAATCGAAGCAGAACGGGATAGGAAAATGGCGGGAAAGGGCGAACGGTCATCATCGGGGATGCCGGGAGCGCGTGGGGTGTTTTGGGTTGTCGGGGTTGCCTTCGTCAATCTGCCTATAAAACAGGCGCTTGCGCTTGTAGGTATTTTACCATCTCTGCTCAGGTTGCCCGGAATCAGTCCTGAGCAACGTTGCGTGAAATGGCAAGAAGTTCCACTACCTTGTTGGTTTGAGGATCGCGCGCGACGCGAAGGGTGGTGAGCAACCAGCGGTAACTGCCATCTTTATGACGAAGGCGATGCGTGAGCGTGAAGGTATCCGGCAGTTGATCCAGCGTTTTATTTGAGGCCTGAGTGGCTGGCAAATCGTCGGGGTGCAAAAACTCGTAACCGGAGTGGCCCACCATGTCTTCCGGCTCAAAGCCCAGCAACGTCCGGCAGGCTGGTGAAACGTAAAGGTAAACACCCTCTGGTGTTGATCGGGTGATCAGCGCCTGGGCGCTTTCAGCCAGAACGCGATAGCGGGCCTCAGCGTCGTGCAACAACTCCTCGGCGCGTTTGCGTTCGGTGATGTCGCGCGCCAGGCCCAGCACCTGAGTCGGGTTTCCAGTACCGGCGCGGGCAAACACCATTTCCCGGCTGCTCAGCCAATGCCACCGGCCATCTGCCGCCTTCATTCTGTATTCGATTTCGGTCACCTCGTCATCCTTCATGCCCGAAAACCGCCTGAGGTGTTCCTCGAGTCTCTCCAGATCATCGGCGTGCGTCAGTTGAGACAAAAGCCCGGAACCCATAGCCTGAATCTGCTCCGGCAGGTAACCCAGCACTTCCGCGACTTGATGGTTGGCATAAATGTTCCGGCTTTCAGCCAGATCATATACGTAAAGAATGTCGGGCATGGTGTTGGCAACATGCTGGATAAAACGCTGGCTATCCTTTAATGCCTCTTCCGCCTGTTTGCGTTCAGTGATGTCAATCACCTGGGCAATGTAGCTGGAGGGTTGGCCCAGCGAGTCGCGCATCAGAGTCGCGTGAAGCAGAACATTCACCACCTGCCCGCCTTTTCTCAAATACCGTTTCTCCACCTGGAAGTCGGGGATGTCGCCGCGCAAGAGTCTCTCATCCAGCATCAGGTTTGTGGCCAGGTCGTCGGGGTGAGTGATGTCTTTGTAGGTGCGGCTCAACAACTCGGGGGTGGTATAGCCGGTGATGTTGCAAAACGCCTGATTGACACGCGCATAGCGCCCATTCAGTTCGACGATTGCCATACCGACCGGCCCCCACTCAAACACCAGTCGGAATTGCTCCTCGCTCCGGCTCCGTTCGACCTCAAGCCGTTTGCGTTCGGCAACGTCGCGCAGCGACCAGCGCAGGCCCACCAACTGCCCATCCGAATTTCGCACCCCGCCCACCGTGAGCGAAGCCGGAACCGGCAACGCTTCTTTGGCCTGTAATTCAATTTCCCAGTCAAAGGCTTTTTCGAGCGCGCCGCTCTGCAAATCAGCCAGCCTGGCCGAAAACACGGCCCGATCCTTGTGAACGACAAACTCTATCAACGGCTTGCCGATCAGGAATTCTTTGCGCGCCCCCAACAGGGCCGCCGCCGCGTGGTTGGCGTCCAAAATTGTCCCCACCGAACTGGTGACCAGATAGCCGTCTGGGGCAAAATCAAACAACTCACGGTAGCGTTGGCGCTCGGCGTCCACCATCTGCCGGGCCAGAGTCAGCTCTTCGTTCTGCTGGCGTAGCTCGTCCTCTACGAGGGTTTGATAAGCTTTATCAATTTGTGGCTGTGGGGCTGTGGCTGAGATTCCTTTGTCTACGGCTTTCAGTAATTCAGACAAGCTGAGGCGCAAGACCTCCAGCTTCTCCGGGGGCACCCACCCTTGCAGAGAATCGATCTCCCGCCACAAGGCCTCTAACTTGAGAGATGACTCGTCGTTCCAGCCTGGCAAACTATCTCGACCGGGAGGAAAATCCCTTACCATAGCTCGGTTTCCAACCGCAACCAAAAACAATCCACGACGCGGAGCGCACGAAGTTTCACGAAGGATTCTTAGTGTCGCGAAGCGTTCGTGTGACTTCGTGGATCAACATCTTCGCGGCCAGCGCAGTTCTTGCGAAGTAGTTGCATTTCCACAGGTGAACGGCAACCGCTGACTAAACATCAGCGTCTGCCCGTCCCTGACCCAGATTTCCACCAGCACAAATGATATTGGGCTGAGACTAAAGTCATACCGAAGCACCTGAGGGTGGCGGCTGGCATTTTGCCACTGCCACTGGTGGGCGCGCATGGCGCAACTATCAAAATAAACCAGGTGGAACAAATCAACCCAACCGGCTTCCAGCCAAACCACCGCGCCGCACACGACCATCGCCAGCGACAGTGTAAACACCATTGCCATCACCGTCAATTGGGCCGGGCGATTCGTTTTCATTACTCTACCATTGTCGTCGGCAACTGCAAACACTAAGCCGTACAGAGTGCATTTCAGTTAGGTTACAGGTTTTATTCCAGGCCTTCGGCGACGATCTCGGCCACGTCCTTCACTTGCATCTCGCTCTTGGCCGCCCGGCCCGCGTCCGTCATCATGACCATGCAGAACGGGCAACCGACGGCCAGCGTGTCTTTGCCGGTGGCCGCCGCCTCCCGGAACCGATTCTCGTTGACGCCTTCTCGTCCGTGTTCCTCTTCCTTCCACATCTGCGCCCCGCCCGCCCCGCAACAGAAAGACGCCGTCCGGTTGCGCGGCAGTTCCGACAGGTTGGCGCCGGCCCGGGCCAGGGCGCTACGCGGGGCGTCGTAGACGTTGTTGTGCCGCCCAAGATAACAGGGGTCGTGGAAGACAACGTTGGATGGCTTCTCCGGCTTTGTCTTCAACTTGCCGGCGGCGAACAATTCGTCAATCAACTGGGTGTGATGAACCACTTCGTAGTTGCCGCCAAATGCCGGGTATTCATTCTTCAAGGTGTGCAGGCAGTGCGGGCAGGTCGCCACAATCCGTTTCGGCTTCACTTCATTCAACATCTCCACGTTGCCGGTCGCCAGCTCGAAGAACACCGCCTCGTTGCCGCTCCGCCGGGCCGAGTCGCCGGTGCAACGCTCCATTTTGCCTAGCACGGCAAAGTTGACGCCGGCGGCGTTGAGAACTTTGGCAAAGGCCTGGGCCGTCTTCTGGGCGCAGGCGTCGGTGGCCGGGGCGCACCCCACCCACCACAAAATTTCTGGCTCCGGGTTTTGCTCGATGGTCGGCACGTTGAGGCCTTTGGCCCAATCCAG
The genomic region above belongs to Chloroflexota bacterium and contains:
- a CDS encoding 2-oxo acid dehydrogenase subunit E2; the encoded protein is MPTKIIMPQLGESVVEGTVGKWLKNEGEAVKEFEPIMEVTTDKVDTEVTAIANGVLLKILIPNGTTVTAGTLLGWIGQPGEVVAADVGGPPTHAQPQTTQPPNHLTAQQPSRDLGFISPVVAKLAAEHKVDLQQVKGTGASGRITKKDVLAFVEAQQTKTSEVLETSEVSEELAPWEKPGDGDLFRPPELQMAAPPVIPPVVNGGDRGGAVGDTFLPLSNIRKSIADHMVRSKHTSPHVTTVFEVDMGKVAAHREANKTQFARDGVNLTFTAYFVAASASALKAFPMVNSSFADDKIVLKRDVNIGVAVSLGEEGLIVPVVKQADEKSLLGLARAVNDLANRARAKQLKPDEVQGGTFTITNHGVSGSLFATPIINQPQCAILGVGMIQKRVVVTTGDAIAIRPMCYISLTFDHRILDGALADYFVAKVKEVLEGWGGE
- a CDS encoding alpha-ketoacid dehydrogenase subunit beta, which translates into the protein MPEMTLIEAIRQAMDEELARDDCVFVTGEDVGPRGGVFRATQGLYEKYGPRRVIDSPLAELSIVGIGIGAAVYGMRPICEVQFADFIFPAFNQILNEAARMFYRSGGEWQAPMVIRSPYGGGVGGGLYHSQSVEAFFAHIPGLKVVIPSNPKDAKGLLKSAVRDPNPVMFFEPKKGYRLIKGEVPEGEYTVPIGPANVSREGTDLTVFAYGIMHYYCLQAAEIVAREGISVEVVDLRTLLPVDKKTILSSVKKTGKALVVHEDNLTGGYGGEVAAIIADEAFTDLDAPVKRLGGPDVPAVPFSHPLQDWFMPNPEKIAKAVRELAAY
- a CDS encoding PAS domain S-box protein → MVRDFPPGRDSLPGWNDESSLKLEALWREIDSLQGWVPPEKLEVLRLSLSELLKAVDKGISATAPQPQIDKAYQTLVEDELRQQNEELTLARQMVDAERQRYRELFDFAPDGYLVTSSVGTILDANHAAAALLGARKEFLIGKPLIEFVVHKDRAVFSARLADLQSGALEKAFDWEIELQAKEALPVPASLTVGGVRNSDGQLVGLRWSLRDVAERKRLEVERSRSEEQFRLVFEWGPVGMAIVELNGRYARVNQAFCNITGYTTPELLSRTYKDITHPDDLATNLMLDERLLRGDIPDFQVEKRYLRKGGQVVNVLLHATLMRDSLGQPSSYIAQVIDITERKQAEEALKDSQRFIQHVANTMPDILYVYDLAESRNIYANHQVAEVLGYLPEQIQAMGSGLLSQLTHADDLERLEEHLRRFSGMKDDEVTEIEYRMKAADGRWHWLSSREMVFARAGTGNPTQVLGLARDITERKRAEELLHDAEARYRVLAESAQALITRSTPEGVYLYVSPACRTLLGFEPEDMVGHSGYEFLHPDDLPATQASNKTLDQLPDTFTLTHRLRHKDGSYRWLLTTLRVARDPQTNKVVELLAISRNVAQD
- a CDS encoding thiamine pyrophosphate-dependent dehydrogenase E1 component subunit alpha; translation: MELSKETLLEMYYAMLRSRRLDERSWVLHRQGKIVFHISGMGHEASHIGAAFALKPGKDWFVPYYRDLGLMLCFGLTPREFMLSLYGKKGEASSGARQMPSHFGLRRCNVVSTSAPVATQIPHAAGIGLGMKMRGDDAVVLTCIGEGSTSQGEWYEGLNWAAVHKLPVICLVQNNQYAISVPSHLQMAVPNVADRAAAFGMPGLVVDGNDVLAVHRVMKEAVDRARRGGGPTLIESKTYRPVPHSSDDDDRSYRSREEVNEWKKRDPLLLFKAHLESQGYLPAAVNDDYERKAVAEVDDAQKFAESAPYPEIEWALGPVYAEEAHHA